The Paenibacillus sp. FSL R7-0204 genome includes a region encoding these proteins:
- a CDS encoding LysR family transcriptional regulator: MELRQLQYTLQIAAERNFSRAAEKLHIAQPSLSQQLSKLEKELGVLLFQRNTSSVELTYAGEKFVEQAQGIIDAVELLRQEMSDISQLRTGRVMVGSMPITGAHLLPHVLPVFKSKYSEVEITLLEDSSMNLEKLTASGQTDLSLLSLPLEIPTLAYEVLGEERIDLAVPPGHLLAGREPQGIRTSLAELKDEPFIVLKEGQGFRKMTVELCRQAGFEPRIVFESNNMETVQSLVAAGMGVTLVPHFIARAARSEFVPVYLPLAEPVPGRTLVIAYRRGRYLSRAAEAFIETFKATVAGLTDN; encoded by the coding sequence ATGGAACTCAGACAATTGCAATATACGCTGCAGATCGCCGCCGAACGGAACTTCTCACGCGCAGCAGAGAAGCTGCATATCGCGCAGCCCTCCCTCAGCCAGCAGCTCTCCAAGCTGGAGAAGGAGCTCGGTGTGCTTCTCTTCCAGCGGAATACCAGCTCTGTGGAGCTGACCTATGCCGGCGAGAAATTCGTTGAACAAGCTCAGGGGATCATCGATGCTGTTGAACTGCTGCGGCAGGAGATGTCCGATATCTCCCAGCTTCGTACAGGACGCGTAATGGTCGGCAGTATGCCGATCACCGGAGCGCATCTGCTCCCGCATGTACTGCCTGTGTTCAAGAGCAAATACTCCGAGGTTGAAATCACCCTGCTGGAGGACTCGTCTATGAACCTGGAGAAGCTGACAGCCAGCGGCCAGACCGATCTCAGCCTGCTCTCCCTGCCGCTCGAAATTCCGACCCTGGCCTACGAGGTGCTTGGTGAAGAGCGGATCGATCTTGCCGTTCCGCCGGGGCATCTGCTGGCCGGCCGTGAACCGCAGGGCATACGCACCAGCCTGGCCGAGCTTAAGGATGAACCCTTTATCGTACTTAAGGAAGGCCAAGGCTTCCGTAAAATGACCGTGGAGTTATGCCGCCAGGCCGGATTTGAGCCACGGATTGTTTTCGAGAGCAACAATATGGAGACAGTCCAGTCGCTGGTTGCTGCCGGGATGGGCGTTACCCTGGTGCCCCACTTTATTGCACGCGCTGCGAGGAGTGAATTCGTACCGGTCTACCTTCCGCTGGCTGAGCCGGTCCCAGGCCGGACGCTGGTCATTGCCTACCGGCGCGGACGTTACTTATCCCGTGCAGCCGAAGCTTTTATCGAGACCTTCAAGGCAACCGTGGCCGGTTTGACCGATAACTAG
- a CDS encoding acetate/propionate family kinase: MNILVINSGSSSLKYQLYNMTDESVLAKGLVERIGMDSSILNHKPTGKQEVTEVSEILEHNTAIRKVLACLTDKDHGVIGSTDEINAVGHRVVHGGEFFKASALVDADAKTKIRQLFDLAPLHNPAAMMGITASEINMPGVPQVVVFDTAFHQTMPESSYMYAIPRVLYNKYKVRRYGAHGTSHDFVSKAAADYLDRPLGELKIITCHIGNGASVTAVNGGISVDTSMGMTPLEGLMMGTRSGDLDPAIVPYVMNKEELSVGEVNSMLNKHSGLLAISGVSSDMRDIIDGAEKGEPNSTLAFEMYEYRLRKYIGSYAAAMNGVDVIVFTAGVGENASLLREKVLNNLTFLGIELDAEANKVRSGDPRRISTADSKVQVLVVPTNEELVIARDTYSIVQGING; encoded by the coding sequence ATGAATATCTTAGTAATTAACTCCGGCAGTTCCTCATTGAAATATCAGCTGTACAACATGACAGATGAATCCGTACTCGCTAAAGGGCTTGTAGAACGTATTGGAATGGATTCCTCTATTCTGAATCACAAGCCGACAGGCAAACAGGAAGTAACCGAAGTAAGCGAAATTCTGGAGCACAATACAGCGATCCGTAAAGTGCTTGCTTGTCTGACTGACAAGGACCATGGGGTTATTGGCTCCACTGACGAGATCAATGCTGTGGGCCACCGTGTAGTACACGGGGGGGAATTCTTCAAGGCTTCCGCTCTTGTAGATGCAGATGCGAAGACCAAGATCCGTCAGCTGTTCGACCTTGCACCGCTGCATAATCCTGCTGCGATGATGGGGATTACCGCATCTGAAATTAACATGCCGGGTGTACCGCAGGTTGTTGTATTTGACACTGCCTTCCACCAGACAATGCCTGAGAGTTCTTATATGTACGCCATTCCTAGAGTGCTGTACAACAAATACAAAGTCCGCCGCTACGGTGCGCATGGTACTTCCCACGATTTCGTCAGCAAAGCCGCTGCAGATTATCTGGATCGTCCGCTTGGCGAACTCAAAATCATCACCTGTCACATCGGTAACGGCGCCAGCGTGACTGCAGTTAACGGCGGCATTTCTGTTGACACTTCGATGGGGATGACTCCGCTGGAAGGTCTGATGATGGGTACCCGCAGCGGTGACCTTGACCCGGCAATTGTTCCTTATGTGATGAACAAGGAAGAGCTGTCTGTAGGTGAAGTGAACTCCATGCTGAACAAGCACAGCGGACTTCTGGCAATCTCTGGCGTGAGCAGCGACATGCGTGATATTATTGACGGTGCGGAGAAAGGCGAGCCTAATTCCACGCTTGCTTTTGAAATGTACGAGTACCGTCTGCGTAAATACATCGGTTCTTATGCAGCAGCCATGAACGGTGTAGACGTAATTGTGTTCACCGCCGGTGTCGGCGAGAATGCTTCCCTGCTGCGTGAAAAAGTACTGAACAATCTTACGTTCCTCGGAATTGAACTGGATGCGGAAGCCAACAAGGTCCGCTCAGGCGATCCGCGCCGCATCTCTACAGCTGATTCCAAGGTACAGGTGCTTGTGGTTCCGACAAACGAAGAGCTTGTCATTGCACGCGATACTTACAGTATTGTGCAAGGAATTAACGGCTAA
- the proC gene encoding pyrroline-5-carboxylate reductase — MCQQPAIPLINHNIVFYGAGSMAEAIVRGLIARNVVESGRIIMLNRSSSERLAELRSRYGVLGYNAPESKLEALRTAPVIVLAMKPKDAAEALRSLGPLLSPDQLVISVIAGLTIRTMQGLLGNPQPVVRTMPNTSSSIGLGATGIAFSKEVGEESRRTALNIFEAVGLTAVIDEERMETLTGISGSGPAYIYYMMEAMIAAGIRGGLPLAQSRELTVQTVLGAARMVQQTGEEPASLRKKVTSPNGSTQAAIEVLERGDFFETVISAVNRCAERSREMGSALEQELH; from the coding sequence ATGTGCCAGCAACCAGCAATTCCGCTCATCAATCATAATATCGTTTTTTACGGCGCAGGCTCGATGGCTGAGGCCATTGTGCGGGGATTGATCGCCCGGAATGTAGTGGAATCGGGCCGAATTATTATGCTGAACCGCAGCAGCAGCGAGCGCCTCGCTGAACTCCGCAGCCGTTACGGCGTGCTTGGCTATAACGCTCCCGAATCCAAGCTCGAAGCTCTGCGCACTGCGCCGGTCATCGTTCTAGCCATGAAGCCCAAAGACGCTGCCGAAGCGCTCCGTTCACTGGGGCCGCTGCTGTCGCCGGATCAGCTCGTCATCTCCGTGATTGCCGGGCTGACCATCCGTACAATGCAAGGTTTACTGGGTAATCCGCAGCCTGTGGTCCGCACCATGCCGAACACCTCCAGTTCCATCGGCCTCGGTGCTACCGGGATTGCCTTCTCCAAGGAGGTTGGCGAAGAGAGCCGCCGTACAGCACTTAATATCTTCGAAGCGGTTGGCCTGACGGCGGTTATTGACGAAGAACGGATGGAGACCTTAACCGGGATCTCCGGCAGCGGACCAGCTTACATCTACTACATGATGGAAGCGATGATTGCTGCAGGCATCCGCGGAGGGCTGCCGCTTGCGCAGAGCCGTGAGCTGACTGTCCAGACCGTGCTGGGCGCAGCCCGGATGGTACAGCAGACCGGTGAAGAGCCCGCCTCTCTGCGCAAGAAGGTCACCTCGCCGAATGGATCTACCCAAGCGGCCATTGAAGTGCTGGAGCGCGGCGATTTCTTCGAGACCGTCATTTCCGCCGTCAACCGCTGTGCGGAACGTTCCCGGGAGATGGGCTCGGCTCTGGAGCAGGAGCTGCACTAA
- a CDS encoding DnaD domain-containing protein translates to MDGKGWNTWGEGVAFGLENGMAIIPYALLKYYRKLNLTGSESLLLIHLLSFRQVEGIDFPSLEELQAVTGRSIPVIAGELQKLMKEGFISIDGDNDELRDIHYERYNFSGLYAKLGAYLAELSRENAKEKPSQSGREPGARAVAHYSGATAPDGGYGRPAVPGDKESEDGRSLFSIFEKEFGRPLSPMECETISGWVDEDRYPEELILLALKESVFAGKVHFRYIDRILLEWARNRVKNAQDVKAYSQKFRGGGR, encoded by the coding sequence ATGGACGGAAAAGGTTGGAATACCTGGGGCGAGGGCGTAGCTTTCGGCCTGGAGAACGGAATGGCCATCATTCCTTATGCACTCCTGAAATATTACCGGAAGCTGAATCTGACCGGCAGCGAATCCTTGCTGCTGATTCATCTGCTCTCCTTCAGACAGGTGGAGGGAATTGATTTCCCTTCCCTGGAGGAGCTGCAGGCAGTAACCGGGCGTAGTATTCCGGTGATTGCCGGAGAGCTCCAGAAGCTTATGAAGGAAGGGTTCATCAGCATCGACGGAGATAATGACGAGCTGAGGGACATCCATTATGAGCGCTACAACTTCTCCGGCCTATACGCGAAGCTGGGAGCTTATCTGGCAGAACTCTCGCGGGAGAATGCCAAAGAGAAGCCCAGCCAGAGCGGGCGGGAGCCGGGTGCCCGGGCAGTGGCTCATTACTCCGGGGCTACCGCACCGGACGGCGGATATGGCCGCCCGGCTGTGCCGGGTGACAAGGAGTCAGAGGACGGACGCAGTCTGTTCAGCATTTTCGAGAAGGAATTCGGGCGTCCGTTATCCCCCATGGAATGTGAAACCATTTCCGGCTGGGTGGATGAAGACCGCTATCCCGAGGAGCTGATCCTGCTCGCGCTGAAGGAGTCGGTCTTTGCAGGAAAGGTTCATTTCCGTTACATTGACCGCATTCTGCTGGAATGGGCCCGCAACCGGGTGAAGAATGCCCAGGATGTCAAAGCCTATTCCCAGAAATTCCGGGGCGGCGGACGATGA
- a CDS encoding AAA family ATPase, whose amino-acid sequence MPKYWKEVVAGFVPVMLIFMAFVGINIFPVIIALGMVAALLFIAHARGGLAVNAGADKKRKKNGPSKLTFEEIGGQDNAKQELREALDFLIRHEEISKFGIRPLKGILLTGPPGTGKTLMAKAAAHYTDSVFVAASGSEFVEMYVGVGAGRVRDLFKDARTRALKENKQSAIIFIDEIDVIGGKREGGQQREYDQTLNQLLTEMDGIYNNDTPRILLVAATNRKEMLDSALLRPGRFDRHIQVDMPDKKGRKSILDLHAKNKPLHDTVNLDKIAEEAYGFSGAQLESVMNEAAIYMMRENLTLVEQRHLSMAIDKVMMGEKTDRETNHEEKKRVAIHELGHAIMAELLRPGSVSQVTLTPRGQALGYVRHNPQTEQYLYTKDYLENQIMIALGGAAAEEMYYGGRSTGSRGDFDQALNIVETMMKSGLTSLGIANLQMVTTEELMKENSKILDELMIRTKDLLEQQRNIFDYSLDILMKEEVLSGEQFRCQFRDSVLLPA is encoded by the coding sequence ATGCCTAAGTACTGGAAAGAGGTTGTAGCCGGATTCGTTCCGGTCATGCTGATTTTTATGGCTTTTGTGGGGATTAATATCTTCCCTGTCATTATAGCGCTGGGCATGGTTGCCGCGCTCCTGTTCATTGCCCATGCCCGCGGCGGTCTGGCCGTCAATGCAGGTGCAGATAAGAAGCGCAAGAAGAACGGCCCCTCCAAGCTGACCTTTGAAGAGATCGGGGGACAGGACAATGCCAAGCAGGAGCTGCGTGAAGCGCTGGACTTCCTGATCCGGCATGAAGAAATCAGCAAGTTCGGGATTCGCCCGCTTAAGGGGATTCTGCTTACCGGCCCTCCGGGAACAGGAAAGACGCTGATGGCCAAGGCTGCGGCGCATTATACCGACTCTGTGTTTGTAGCTGCTTCAGGCAGTGAATTCGTTGAGATGTATGTCGGTGTGGGCGCAGGACGCGTACGCGATTTGTTCAAGGATGCCCGCACGCGCGCGCTCAAGGAGAATAAGCAAAGCGCCATTATTTTCATCGATGAAATTGACGTTATCGGCGGGAAGCGCGAAGGCGGACAGCAGCGTGAATATGATCAGACCCTCAACCAGCTGCTGACGGAGATGGACGGGATTTATAACAATGATACACCGCGTATCTTGCTGGTAGCTGCAACGAACCGCAAGGAGATGCTTGATTCCGCGCTGCTGCGCCCGGGGCGTTTTGACCGCCACATTCAGGTGGATATGCCTGACAAGAAGGGCCGCAAGTCGATTCTCGACCTGCATGCCAAGAACAAGCCCCTGCATGACACCGTGAATCTGGATAAAATCGCCGAAGAAGCTTACGGCTTCTCGGGTGCACAGCTGGAGAGTGTGATGAACGAAGCGGCAATCTACATGATGCGTGAGAATCTGACCCTGGTGGAGCAGCGTCATCTGTCGATGGCGATCGACAAGGTCATGATGGGTGAGAAGACCGACCGTGAGACCAACCATGAAGAGAAGAAACGGGTAGCGATTCATGAGCTTGGACATGCTATTATGGCTGAATTGCTGCGCCCCGGAAGCGTTAGCCAGGTAACACTGACCCCGCGCGGTCAGGCTCTAGGGTATGTCCGGCATAATCCGCAGACCGAGCAGTATCTGTATACGAAGGATTACCTGGAGAACCAGATCATGATTGCCCTTGGCGGAGCGGCTGCCGAAGAGATGTATTACGGCGGACGCAGTACCGGTTCCCGTGGAGACTTTGATCAGGCGCTGAATATCGTCGAGACCATGATGAAGTCAGGGCTCACCTCGCTCGGGATTGCGAATCTGCAAATGGTTACCACAGAAGAATTAATGAAGGAAAACAGTAAGATACTGGATGAGCTGATGATCCGTACGAAGGACCTGCTGGAGCAGCAGAGAAATATATTTGATTACTCCCTTGACATTTTAATGAAGGAAGAAGTTCTCTCCGGAGAGCAATTTCGTTGTCAATTTCGTGACAGTGTCCTTTTACCGGCATAA
- the proB gene encoding glutamate 5-kinase has protein sequence MTTRIVVKIGSSSLTGPEGGLNREAVAFFAAEIAALRKDGCEVLLVTSGAVAAGFRGIGYASRPRLLHEKQAAAAVGQVMLMQAYQEAFAGHGLPTAQILLTRTDFCSRRAMNNAMMTVEELLRQGAVPVFNENDTVSVDELKFGDNDTLSALVANLLKASHLLVLTDMDGVYSGDPRKHPDAVRYEHIEEITPEIYAIAGGAGSSVGTGGMRSKIDAAKIATRGGVPVFVGQVKEPGDLSQAAAGTGKGTYFATTLSSLPVKKQWLGFMSTPLGSLYVDDGAVEALLHGGHSLLPVGVRRIEGSFHSGDVVEVLGPDAKLLGRGIVNYDDTQLRSIQGLPSREIVPKLGEVHRLEVIHRDEWITLR, from the coding sequence ATGACGACAAGAATTGTGGTCAAAATCGGCAGCAGTTCGCTCACGGGTCCCGAAGGCGGCCTCAATCGTGAGGCGGTCGCCTTCTTCGCCGCCGAGATCGCCGCACTCCGCAAGGACGGCTGTGAAGTACTGCTGGTCACCTCCGGGGCGGTCGCAGCGGGATTCCGGGGCATCGGCTATGCTTCCCGACCAAGGCTGCTGCATGAGAAACAGGCGGCGGCGGCAGTAGGACAGGTTATGCTAATGCAGGCTTATCAGGAGGCCTTCGCAGGCCACGGTCTACCCACTGCTCAGATTCTTCTGACCCGTACGGACTTCTGCAGCCGCCGGGCCATGAACAACGCCATGATGACGGTGGAAGAATTGCTCCGCCAAGGCGCCGTGCCTGTGTTCAACGAGAACGATACCGTATCGGTGGATGAGCTGAAGTTCGGTGACAACGATACGTTATCGGCGCTGGTTGCCAATCTGCTGAAGGCCTCGCACCTGCTGGTGTTGACGGATATGGACGGCGTCTACAGCGGCGATCCCCGCAAGCACCCGGATGCTGTACGGTATGAGCACATAGAAGAGATTACGCCTGAGATCTATGCCATTGCAGGCGGTGCAGGCTCAAGCGTAGGAACCGGCGGCATGCGCTCCAAGATCGATGCGGCCAAGATTGCCACGCGGGGCGGCGTTCCGGTCTTCGTAGGCCAGGTTAAGGAGCCGGGGGATTTATCGCAGGCCGCAGCCGGAACAGGCAAAGGCACTTATTTTGCCACCACCCTCTCTTCTCTGCCGGTCAAAAAGCAATGGCTGGGCTTCATGTCCACCCCGCTCGGATCCCTGTATGTCGACGATGGTGCTGTTGAAGCGCTGCTCCACGGAGGCCATAGCCTGCTGCCCGTCGGGGTTAGGCGTATTGAGGGCAGCTTCCATTCGGGGGATGTCGTCGAGGTGCTCGGCCCGGATGCGAAGCTGCTTGGGCGGGGTATCGTCAATTATGATGACACCCAGCTCCGCAGCATTCAGGGGCTTCCCAGCCGTGAGATTGTGCCCAAGCTCGGTGAAGTACACCGGCTTGAGGTTATCCACCGGGACGAATGGATCACGCTTCGTTAA
- a CDS encoding 3-hydroxyacyl-CoA dehydrogenase family protein, which translates to MNFKKIGVIGGGTMGQGIAEMLAAKGLDVMLVEKTAERLNYSYEMIETSLDKQLEKWAITQAEKKLILARIQKVTHFAELSSCDMVIETIVEDLEAKQKVFNQLDQVCPSHIILASNTSTLSLTELASSTMYPERVIGMHFIHPVGKVDLVEIVRGLKTSDSTFEDTKAFVDEIVEKKGVMIYESPGFVSSRLICLFINEAMHVLQEGVASPEDIDDAMRIGYQFQNGPLEMADRFGLDSVLAALENMFREYGELKYRPSTILKKMVRAGQLGTKSGEGFFKYDKDGDRI; encoded by the coding sequence ATGAATTTTAAGAAGATCGGTGTCATCGGCGGAGGCACAATGGGACAAGGGATTGCCGAAATGCTGGCAGCCAAAGGCCTGGATGTCATGCTGGTGGAAAAAACTGCAGAACGGCTGAACTACTCCTACGAAATGATCGAGACCAGTCTCGACAAGCAGCTGGAGAAATGGGCGATTACCCAGGCGGAGAAAAAGCTGATCCTGGCCCGCATCCAGAAGGTTACACACTTCGCTGAATTGAGCTCCTGCGATATGGTCATTGAGACCATCGTTGAAGATCTGGAAGCCAAGCAAAAGGTATTCAATCAGCTCGATCAGGTGTGTCCGAGCCACATTATTCTTGCCAGCAATACGTCAACGCTTAGCTTGACTGAGCTTGCAAGCTCTACAATGTATCCGGAACGCGTTATCGGCATGCACTTCATACACCCTGTAGGTAAAGTGGATCTGGTTGAAATCGTGCGCGGTCTGAAAACCTCGGACAGCACATTTGAAGATACCAAAGCCTTTGTCGATGAGATTGTAGAGAAAAAAGGCGTTATGATCTACGAATCCCCCGGATTTGTATCTTCACGCCTCATTTGCCTGTTCATTAACGAGGCTATGCATGTGCTCCAGGAAGGGGTTGCCTCTCCTGAAGATATTGATGACGCTATGCGCATCGGTTACCAGTTCCAGAACGGGCCGCTTGAAATGGCAGACCGCTTCGGTCTGGATTCCGTTCTTGCCGCACTTGAGAACATGTTCCGTGAATACGGAGAGCTCAAGTACCGTCCTTCGACAATCCTCAAGAAGATGGTGCGTGCAGGACAACTGGGTACGAAATCGGGCGAAGGCTTCTTCAAGTATGACAAGGATGGTGACCGTATATGA
- the asnS gene encoding asparagine--tRNA ligase has product MANKSVIKNVNEHVGESVVIGCWVNNKRSSGKIQFLQLRDGTGYIQGVVVKSEVPEQVWDDAKSLTQESSLYVTGIIREESRSQSGFEMTVTGIEVLHITENYPITPKEHGVDFLMDHRHLWLRSSKQRAVMVIRAEIIRAVQQFFNERGFTKVDPPILTPTSAEGTTNLFHTKYFEEDAYLTQSGQLYMEAAAMALGRVYSFGPTFRAEKSKTRRHLIEFWMIEPEMAFTDHEESLCVQEDFISFVVQSVLTNCRAELEAVGRDVSKLENIKAPFPRISYDDAIKFLNEKGYEIAWGDDFGAPHETAIAEMSDRPVFITHYPASFKAFYMKPHPDRPEVVLCADMIAPEGYGEIIGGSQRIDDPALLEARFKEHNLSMDTYKWYMDLRTYGTVPHSGFGLGLERTVAWICGLDHVRETIAFPRTLYRLYP; this is encoded by the coding sequence ATGGCTAACAAGAGTGTAATCAAGAACGTGAATGAGCATGTTGGAGAGAGTGTTGTTATCGGCTGTTGGGTTAACAACAAGCGCTCCAGCGGTAAAATTCAGTTCCTGCAGCTTCGGGATGGTACAGGTTATATCCAGGGGGTTGTGGTGAAATCTGAAGTCCCTGAGCAGGTCTGGGATGATGCCAAGAGCCTCACCCAGGAAAGCTCGCTGTACGTGACCGGAATTATCCGCGAGGAGTCCCGCAGCCAGTCAGGCTTTGAAATGACGGTTACAGGAATCGAGGTCTTGCATATTACCGAGAATTACCCAATTACACCCAAGGAGCATGGCGTCGATTTCCTGATGGACCACCGTCATCTCTGGCTGCGTTCCTCTAAGCAGCGGGCGGTAATGGTCATTCGTGCGGAGATTATCCGTGCGGTTCAGCAGTTCTTCAATGAGCGCGGCTTCACGAAGGTGGACCCGCCGATTCTGACACCAACGTCAGCAGAAGGCACGACTAACCTGTTCCATACCAAGTACTTCGAAGAGGACGCCTATCTTACCCAAAGCGGACAGCTGTACATGGAAGCCGCAGCTATGGCTCTGGGTCGCGTCTATTCGTTCGGGCCTACCTTCCGTGCAGAAAAATCCAAGACCCGCCGCCACTTGATTGAGTTCTGGATGATTGAGCCGGAAATGGCCTTCACCGATCATGAAGAGAGCCTATGCGTGCAGGAGGATTTCATCAGCTTCGTCGTGCAGTCCGTGCTTACGAATTGCCGCGCCGAGCTGGAAGCGGTGGGCCGCGATGTCTCGAAGCTTGAGAACATCAAAGCTCCGTTCCCGCGTATCAGCTATGACGATGCGATTAAGTTCCTGAACGAAAAAGGCTATGAAATTGCCTGGGGCGATGATTTCGGGGCTCCTCATGAAACGGCGATTGCCGAGATGAGCGACAGACCGGTCTTCATTACCCACTACCCGGCTTCCTTTAAGGCCTTCTATATGAAGCCGCATCCTGATCGTCCTGAAGTGGTGCTGTGCGCAGATATGATCGCTCCTGAAGGCTATGGGGAGATCATCGGGGGATCACAGCGTATCGATGATCCGGCGCTGCTGGAAGCCCGCTTCAAGGAACACAACCTGTCGATGGATACCTACAAATGGTATATGGATCTGCGCACCTACGGCACGGTTCCACACTCCGGCTTCGGTCTGGGGCTGGAGCGTACAGTAGCCTGGATCTGCGGTCTGGACCATGTCCGTGAGACCATTGCCTTCCCTCGTACACTGTACCGTCTTTACCCTTAA
- a CDS encoding glutamate-5-semialdehyde dehydrogenase, with protein MSEVVNKTTLAKATTGVLASLTTAQKNEALLVMAAALRAEADYIIAANAEDLERGRQNGTPESMLDRLALDAGRIDSIAEGLQQIAELPNPVGDNLETIERPNGLHIEKVRVPLGVIGIIYEARPNVTVDAAGLCLKTGNAVVLRGGSSALSSNRAIAEVLHRALAGTALPPDALQLIEDPNRSSVDEMLKLNGLLDVIIPRGGSSLIQNVVLNATVPVIETGAGICHTYLDASANPEMARRISVNAKAQRPSVCNSMETLLVHRAYAEEHLAALAEAFREARVELRGCQDTVALIPWAVPATPEDFATEYNDYILNIRIVDTLEQALGHIAKFGTKHSECIVTEDAANAARFLQEVDAAAVYHNASTRFTDGFEFGFGAEIGISTQKLHARGPMGLPALTSSKYMIHGSGQIRG; from the coding sequence ATGAGTGAAGTGGTTAACAAGACAACGCTGGCCAAAGCAACCACAGGGGTACTCGCAAGCTTGACTACCGCCCAGAAGAATGAAGCCCTGCTGGTAATGGCTGCCGCCCTGCGTGCCGAAGCTGATTACATTATTGCCGCCAACGCCGAAGACCTGGAGCGCGGACGGCAGAACGGGACACCGGAGTCGATGCTCGACCGGCTGGCCCTGGATGCGGGCCGGATTGACAGCATAGCCGAAGGCTTGCAGCAGATTGCCGAACTGCCTAATCCGGTTGGAGACAATCTGGAGACGATCGAACGGCCGAACGGCCTGCACATCGAGAAGGTTCGGGTGCCGCTTGGGGTGATCGGCATTATCTATGAAGCACGCCCCAACGTCACCGTTGACGCTGCCGGACTATGCCTCAAGACCGGCAATGCTGTGGTGCTGCGCGGCGGTTCCTCCGCCCTCTCCTCCAACCGCGCCATCGCCGAGGTGCTGCACCGCGCACTTGCGGGTACCGCTCTTCCGCCGGATGCCTTGCAGCTGATCGAAGATCCTAACCGCTCCTCCGTGGATGAAATGCTGAAGCTGAACGGATTGCTGGACGTCATCATCCCGCGCGGAGGAAGCTCCCTGATTCAGAATGTGGTTCTAAATGCCACCGTACCGGTTATTGAAACAGGGGCAGGCATATGCCATACTTATCTGGATGCAAGTGCCAATCCGGAAATGGCCCGGCGCATCAGCGTGAATGCGAAGGCTCAGCGGCCTTCGGTCTGCAATTCAATGGAGACACTGCTGGTGCACCGTGCTTACGCTGAAGAACATCTCGCCGCACTTGCTGAAGCCTTCCGCGAGGCTCGTGTGGAACTGCGCGGGTGCCAGGATACCGTTGCTCTTATTCCTTGGGCTGTGCCTGCCACACCGGAGGACTTCGCTACAGAATATAACGATTATATTCTCAATATTCGTATCGTGGACACGCTGGAACAGGCTCTTGGCCATATCGCAAAGTTCGGCACCAAGCATTCCGAATGTATTGTGACTGAAGACGCGGCGAATGCTGCACGCTTCCTGCAGGAGGTTGACGCTGCGGCGGTGTACCACAACGCATCTACCCGGTTTACGGACGGCTTTGAGTTCGGCTTCGGCGCCGAGATCGGCATCAGCACCCAGAAGCTCCATGCCCGCGGGCCAATGGGACTGCCTGCATTGACTTCAAGCAAATATATGATTCACGGCTCCGGCCAAATCAGAGGTTAA